From the Nocardiopsis changdeensis genome, one window contains:
- a CDS encoding sodium:solute symporter family protein, whose amino-acid sequence MQTTHLVILAVYIAAMLGVALYFLRSGRLRGGDDFLFAGRSLPRPVMIATMLVTWVGSGTIIGGANFAYTYGPTAGMVFFAGTPLGILVLLLAARRIRRASRHTIPELLEARFGIGVRTVAAAVTTIAYLGLTASQFVGGGYVVSLVTPLSAFQGTLLVAVVVTVLTITGGLFSVAYTDFFSAILIVLGLIVSVPLVLTAVGGPGAYWDGLPEQATTFSGGLTALQLLGYFLPLFLLLLADQNMYQRLAAAKDEKEARSSTLGMLVGSFFVFVPVVLLATAAAVLMPGIDGDMAILSLASEGYLPAVLGGLILAGAVAFVITTGSSYMLSGASNVAYDLYARFAGERAGERRKLLVQRLSVLGVAVLGVALGLFFPTVLELQMYSYTIYGAAITPVVLSVLFWKRATTAGAVAALVAGTATTIGWQVAGSPGGLNAVIVALPAALVALVAVSLCTRAAEPAEPAPADAPA is encoded by the coding sequence ATGCAAACGACCCATCTCGTGATCCTCGCCGTGTACATCGCGGCCATGCTGGGGGTCGCCCTGTACTTCCTGCGTTCGGGCAGGCTCCGCGGCGGCGACGACTTCCTGTTCGCGGGGCGCAGCCTGCCGCGCCCGGTCATGATCGCCACCATGCTCGTCACCTGGGTCGGTTCCGGGACCATCATCGGCGGCGCCAACTTCGCCTACACCTACGGCCCGACCGCGGGGATGGTCTTCTTCGCCGGGACCCCGCTGGGGATCCTGGTCCTGCTCCTGGCCGCCCGCCGGATCCGCAGGGCCTCGCGGCACACCATTCCCGAACTGCTGGAGGCGCGCTTCGGCATCGGCGTCCGCACCGTCGCCGCGGCCGTCACCACCATCGCCTACCTGGGCCTGACCGCCTCCCAGTTCGTCGGCGGCGGCTACGTGGTCAGCCTGGTCACCCCGCTGAGCGCGTTCCAGGGGACGCTGCTCGTCGCGGTGGTCGTGACCGTGCTGACCATCACCGGCGGGCTCTTCTCCGTCGCCTACACCGACTTCTTCTCGGCCATCCTCATCGTGCTCGGCCTGATCGTGTCGGTGCCGCTGGTGCTCACCGCCGTCGGCGGGCCGGGCGCCTACTGGGACGGCCTCCCCGAGCAGGCCACCACCTTCAGCGGCGGGCTCACCGCCCTCCAGCTGCTCGGCTACTTCCTCCCGCTCTTCCTGCTGCTGCTCGCCGACCAGAACATGTACCAGCGGCTCGCCGCCGCCAAGGACGAGAAGGAGGCCCGCTCCTCGACGCTCGGCATGCTGGTGGGCAGCTTCTTCGTCTTCGTCCCGGTCGTGCTGCTCGCCACGGCGGCCGCGGTCCTGATGCCCGGCATCGACGGGGACATGGCGATCCTCAGCCTGGCCTCCGAGGGCTACCTGCCCGCCGTCCTGGGCGGCCTCATCCTGGCGGGCGCGGTCGCGTTCGTCATCACCACCGGCTCCTCGTACATGCTGTCGGGGGCCTCCAACGTGGCCTACGACCTGTACGCCCGGTTCGCGGGCGAGCGGGCGGGCGAGCGCCGCAAGCTCCTGGTCCAGCGCCTGTCGGTCCTGGGCGTCGCGGTCCTGGGCGTCGCCCTCGGCCTGTTCTTCCCGACCGTGCTGGAGCTGCAGATGTACTCCTACACGATCTACGGGGCGGCGATCACCCCGGTCGTCCTGTCGGTGCTGTTCTGGAAGCGGGCGACCACCGCCGGCGCCGTCGCCGCCCTGGTGGCGGGCACGGCCACCACCATCGGCTGGCAGGTCGCCGGGTCCCCGGGCGGGCTCAACGCCGTCATCGTGGCGCTGCCCGCGGCCCTGGTCGCGCTGGTCGCGGTCAGCCTCTGCACCCGGGCGGCCGAGCCCGCCGAACCGGCCCCGGCCGACGCCCCGGCCTGA
- the gcvT gene encoding glycine cleavage system aminomethyltransferase GcvT: MSEPASASRPTALRAIHEKAGASLVDFAGWLMPLRYGSETAEHRAVREAAGLFDLSHMGEIRLTGPDAGRALDHALVGHLSQVKPGRARYTMITDADGGVLDDLIVYRLGEEEYLVVANAANADAVSAALAERAAGFDVEVADESAEYSLIAIQGPRAVEILAPLTDADLDSIRYYAGYEHTVAGVPVLLARTGYTGEDGFEIFVRPADRAVGVWEALMAAGADKGLVPAGLSARDTLRLEAGMPLYGQELSTDLTPFDAGLGRVVKFDKEGDFVGRAALEEAARTARPRRLIGLVARGRRPLRRGQDVLRDGEVVGTITSGAPSPTLGSPIAMAYVDGELDTATGAFTVDVRGRGEDVDVVELPFYKRQA; this comes from the coding sequence ATGTCAGAGCCCGCGTCCGCGTCGCGGCCCACCGCCCTGCGCGCGATCCACGAGAAGGCCGGCGCCTCCCTCGTCGACTTCGCCGGGTGGCTCATGCCTCTGCGCTACGGCAGCGAGACCGCCGAGCACAGGGCCGTACGCGAGGCCGCGGGCCTCTTCGACCTCTCCCACATGGGCGAGATCCGCCTCACCGGGCCGGACGCCGGCCGCGCCCTCGACCACGCCCTGGTCGGGCACCTGTCGCAGGTCAAGCCGGGCAGGGCCCGCTACACGATGATCACCGACGCCGACGGCGGCGTCCTGGACGACCTCATCGTCTACCGGCTCGGCGAGGAGGAGTACCTCGTGGTGGCCAACGCCGCCAACGCCGACGCCGTCTCCGCCGCCCTGGCCGAGCGCGCCGCCGGATTCGACGTCGAGGTGGCCGACGAGTCCGCCGAGTACTCGCTCATCGCGATCCAGGGCCCCCGGGCCGTGGAGATCCTGGCCCCGCTCACCGACGCCGACCTCGACTCCATCCGCTACTACGCGGGCTACGAGCACACCGTCGCCGGGGTGCCCGTCCTGCTGGCGCGCACCGGCTACACCGGCGAGGACGGCTTCGAGATCTTCGTCAGGCCCGCCGACCGCGCCGTCGGGGTGTGGGAGGCCCTCATGGCCGCCGGCGCCGACAAGGGCCTGGTCCCCGCCGGGCTGTCGGCCCGCGACACCCTGCGCCTGGAGGCGGGCATGCCGCTGTACGGCCAGGAGCTGAGTACCGACCTCACCCCCTTCGACGCCGGGCTGGGGCGCGTGGTCAAGTTCGACAAGGAGGGCGACTTCGTCGGCCGGGCCGCCCTGGAAGAGGCCGCCCGCACCGCCCGCCCCCGCCGCCTCATCGGCCTCGTCGCGCGCGGACGCCGTCCGCTGCGCCGCGGCCAGGACGTCCTGCGCGACGGCGAGGTCGTCGGCACCATCACCAGCGGCGCCCCCTCCCCCACCCTGGGCAGCCCCATCGCCATGGCCTACGTGGACGGCGAACTCGACACCGCGACCGGCGCGTTCACCGTGGACGTGCGCGGCCGCGGCGAGGACGTCGACGTGGTCGAGCTGCCGTTCTACAAGCGGCAGGCCTGA
- a CDS encoding MurR/RpiR family transcriptional regulator: protein MADWIEAALGGGRLGRAAERVVRVLRDEQKFASYASTAEVAERAGVNVATVVRAAQTLGFSGWPALRLELRSRYLASLSAGEVLAEHAGSDADPVQAAFRADREGLRGLEATIEPDRVRALAAAIHGARRTGVVGSGTFAAPGLQLAHAAGIMGYDVVRFEVGGTALVSALARMGPEDLFLACDLWRLPTALRSAARVAAGRSVPVAVITDRRDSPLAQGAAHVLLVPSEGVGMFPSLTPAMSVIHAVLAELARIGGERVLRAVRDTERLWEETELF, encoded by the coding sequence ATGGCGGACTGGATCGAGGCCGCGCTGGGGGGCGGCCGGCTCGGCCGGGCCGCCGAGCGCGTGGTCCGGGTGCTCCGGGACGAGCAGAAGTTCGCCTCCTACGCCAGTACGGCGGAGGTGGCCGAACGGGCCGGCGTGAACGTCGCGACCGTGGTGAGGGCCGCGCAGACGCTCGGGTTCTCCGGCTGGCCGGCGCTCCGGCTGGAGCTGCGCTCCCGCTACCTGGCCTCGCTCAGCGCGGGCGAGGTCCTGGCCGAGCACGCCGGGTCCGACGCGGACCCCGTGCAGGCCGCGTTCCGGGCGGACCGGGAGGGGCTGCGGGGCCTGGAGGCGACGATCGAGCCGGACCGGGTGCGCGCCCTGGCCGCGGCCATCCACGGCGCCCGCCGGACCGGGGTGGTGGGCTCGGGCACGTTCGCGGCCCCGGGACTGCAGCTCGCGCACGCCGCGGGGATCATGGGGTACGACGTGGTGCGCTTCGAGGTGGGCGGGACCGCGCTGGTCAGCGCACTGGCGCGGATGGGCCCGGAGGACCTGTTCCTGGCCTGCGACCTGTGGCGGCTGCCGACCGCGCTGCGCTCGGCGGCCCGGGTGGCGGCGGGGCGGTCCGTGCCGGTGGCGGTGATCACCGACCGCCGCGACTCCCCGCTGGCGCAGGGGGCCGCCCACGTGCTGCTGGTCCCCAGTGAGGGCGTGGGGATGTTCCCCTCGCTGACCCCGGCGATGTCGGTGATCCACGCGGTCCTGGCCGAGCTGGCCCGGATCGGGGGCGAGCGGGTGCTGCGCGCGGTGCGCGACACCGAGCGCCTGTGGGAGGAGACGGAGCTCTTCTGA
- the gcvH gene encoding glycine cleavage system protein GcvH: MSVPTELGYTAEHEWVSIEDGVATVGITAFAAESLGDIVFVDPPAAGTAVSAGETCGEVESTKSVSDIYSPVDGEVVEVNPDLEGEPESINSDPYGAWLFKVRLSGEPGELLSAEEYTKLTEGED; encoded by the coding sequence GTGAGCGTTCCCACGGAGCTGGGTTACACCGCCGAACACGAGTGGGTCTCGATCGAGGACGGGGTCGCCACGGTCGGCATCACGGCGTTCGCCGCCGAGTCCCTCGGCGACATCGTCTTCGTCGACCCCCCCGCGGCCGGGACCGCCGTGAGCGCGGGCGAGACCTGCGGCGAGGTGGAGTCCACCAAGTCCGTCAGCGACATCTACTCCCCCGTCGACGGCGAGGTCGTCGAGGTCAACCCCGACCTCGAGGGCGAGCCGGAGTCCATCAACTCCGACCCCTACGGCGCCTGGCTGTTCAAGGTGCGCCTGTCCGGGGAACCGGGCGAGCTGCTCTCCGCGGAGGAGTACACCAAGCTGACCGAAGGCGAGGACTGA
- the glyA gene encoding serine hydroxymethyltransferase translates to MATDNTLNQSLSELDPEVAAAVDAELGRQRDTLEMIASENFAPQAVIEAQGTVLTNKYAEGYPGRRYYGGCEHVDVVEQLAIDRAKALFGAEHANVQPHSGAQANTAVYFALLKPGDTILGLDLAHGGHLTHGMRINYSGKVLNAVAYHVRDEDGTVDYDEVAALAKEHQPKMIVAGWSAYPRQLDFARFREIADSVGALLMVDMAHFAGLVAAGLHPNPVPFADVVTTTTHKTLGGPRGGLILTKADLAKKINSAVFPGMQGGPLEHVIAAKAVALKVAAGEEFADRQRRTVSGAKLLAERLTRPDAAEAGVKVASGGTDVHLVLVDLVDSELNGQEAEDRLHAIGITVNRNAVPNDPRPPMVTSGLRIGTPALATRGFGDEDFTEVADVIAEALKPEFDAESLRARVRALTEKYPLYPNL, encoded by the coding sequence ATGGCCACCGACAACACGCTCAACCAGAGCCTGAGCGAACTCGACCCGGAAGTCGCGGCCGCCGTCGACGCCGAACTGGGCCGCCAGCGCGACACCCTTGAAATGATCGCCTCGGAGAACTTCGCCCCGCAGGCCGTCATCGAGGCGCAGGGCACCGTCCTGACCAACAAGTACGCGGAGGGCTACCCCGGCCGCCGCTACTACGGCGGGTGCGAGCACGTCGACGTCGTCGAGCAGCTCGCCATCGACCGGGCCAAGGCCCTGTTCGGCGCCGAGCACGCCAACGTGCAGCCGCACTCGGGCGCCCAGGCCAACACGGCCGTGTACTTCGCCCTGCTCAAGCCGGGCGACACCATCCTCGGTCTGGACCTGGCCCACGGCGGCCACCTGACCCACGGGATGCGCATCAACTACTCCGGCAAGGTCCTCAACGCCGTGGCGTACCACGTGCGCGACGAGGACGGCACCGTCGACTACGACGAGGTCGCCGCACTGGCCAAGGAGCACCAGCCCAAGATGATCGTCGCGGGCTGGTCCGCCTACCCGCGGCAGCTGGACTTCGCCCGGTTCCGGGAGATCGCCGACTCCGTGGGCGCCCTGCTCATGGTCGACATGGCGCACTTCGCCGGCCTGGTCGCGGCGGGCCTGCACCCCAACCCGGTGCCGTTCGCCGACGTGGTCACCACCACCACGCACAAGACCCTGGGCGGCCCGCGCGGCGGGCTGATCCTCACCAAGGCCGACCTGGCCAAGAAGATCAACTCCGCGGTGTTCCCCGGCATGCAGGGCGGTCCGCTGGAGCACGTGATCGCGGCCAAGGCCGTGGCGCTCAAGGTCGCGGCGGGCGAGGAGTTCGCCGACCGCCAGCGCCGCACCGTGTCCGGGGCCAAACTGCTCGCCGAGCGGCTGACCCGGCCGGACGCCGCCGAGGCCGGCGTCAAGGTGGCCTCCGGGGGGACGGACGTGCACCTGGTGCTGGTCGACCTGGTGGACTCCGAGCTCAACGGCCAGGAGGCCGAGGACCGGCTGCACGCCATCGGGATCACGGTCAACCGCAACGCGGTGCCCAACGACCCGCGGCCGCCGATGGTCACCTCGGGTCTGCGGATCGGCACCCCCGCGCTGGCCACGCGCGGGTTCGGCGACGAGGACTTCACCGAGGTCGCCGACGTCATCGCCGAGGCCCTCAAGCCGGAGTTCGACGCCGAGTCGCTGCGCGCCCGGGTCCGGGCCCTGACCGAGAAGTACCCGCTCTACCCCAACCTGTAG
- a CDS encoding penicillin binding protein transpeptidase domain-containing protein — protein sequence MRRIGYASVAGAALAALLGCAAPREEGEESGPVPGAGNAAAVGGDVAAVERADLAGVFERAGAAGTFVLYDTQDRTSVLVDPGRARERAVPGETFELVTALVALQTGAVSDAGAVVGAGGAAHRDAVERVGRDRLATWVDRFEYGDRDIGAPEDGSGDFWARGPLGVSAVEQTEFLAGLARRELPVDAAHQEALHAATLVEEGAGHTLHGRAACDGGGAPGWWVGWVAAGERTHSFALRLEPGERAAGDCEALGRELLAALDVLPRESGTR from the coding sequence ATGAGACGGATCGGCTACGCGTCGGTGGCCGGTGCGGCGCTGGCGGCGCTGCTGGGCTGTGCCGCCCCGCGGGAGGAGGGCGAGGAGTCGGGCCCCGTCCCGGGGGCGGGCAACGCCGCCGCGGTGGGCGGCGACGTGGCCGCGGTGGAGCGGGCGGACCTGGCCGGGGTGTTCGAGCGGGCCGGGGCGGCGGGCACGTTCGTGCTCTACGACACACAGGACCGCACCTCGGTGCTGGTGGACCCGGGGCGGGCGCGCGAGCGCGCGGTGCCGGGGGAGACGTTCGAGCTGGTGACGGCGCTGGTGGCGCTCCAGACGGGCGCGGTGTCCGACGCGGGGGCCGTGGTGGGCGCCGGCGGGGCGGCGCACCGGGACGCGGTGGAGCGGGTGGGCCGGGACCGGCTGGCCACGTGGGTGGACCGGTTCGAGTACGGCGACCGCGACATCGGCGCGCCGGAGGACGGCTCCGGCGACTTCTGGGCGCGGGGCCCGCTGGGGGTCTCGGCGGTGGAGCAGACGGAGTTCCTGGCCGGGCTGGCCCGCCGGGAGCTGCCGGTGGACGCCGCCCACCAGGAGGCGCTGCACGCGGCCACCCTCGTGGAGGAGGGCGCCGGGCACACGCTGCACGGCCGCGCGGCCTGCGACGGGGGCGGGGCGCCGGGCTGGTGGGTCGGCTGGGTGGCCGCCGGGGAGCGGACGCACTCCTTCGCCCTGCGCCTGGAGCCGGGGGAGCGCGCGGCCGGTGACTGCGAGGCGCTGGGGCGCGAGCTGCTGGCGGCCCTGGACGTCCTGCCCCGGGAGTCCGGCACCCGGTAG
- a CDS encoding L-serine ammonia-lyase translates to MAISVFDLFKIGIGPSSSHTVGPMKAARTFVSRLRENGLLDEVAHVRAELYGSLALTGRGHGSDTAVVLGLLGHTPEGVDVDSVPALVERVRAERSMALGGPAGPTVDFDPAVDVDFRRKESLPDHPNGMRFVARDSAGAELAAKVYYSVGGGFVVDERAAGADRIKADDTVLPHPFDSAEELLALCAETGMSISAVMRANERAFGRTDAEITAGLLEVWTVMRQCVRRGVTTEGTLPGGLRVPRRAHRLYRQLGGNCDDAGLLAPTADDPDPMRGSDWITLYALAVNEENAAGGRVVTAPTNGAAGIVPAVLHYYTHFSPGAGEEGVVRFLLTAGAIGILFKQNASISGAEVGCQGEVGSASSMAAAGLAEVLGGTPAQVENAAEIAMEHNLGLTCDPIGGLVQVPCIERNALASVKAISAARIALRGDGSHFVSLDKVIKTMRDTGRDMHDKYKETSRGGLAVNVIEC, encoded by the coding sequence TTGGCCATCAGCGTGTTCGACCTGTTCAAGATCGGTATCGGACCGTCTAGTTCGCACACCGTCGGGCCGATGAAGGCCGCTCGCACGTTCGTCTCCCGGCTGCGGGAGAACGGGCTGCTGGACGAGGTGGCGCACGTGCGCGCGGAGCTGTACGGGTCGCTCGCCCTCACCGGCAGGGGGCACGGCAGCGACACGGCCGTCGTGCTCGGCCTGCTGGGCCACACCCCCGAGGGGGTGGACGTGGACTCCGTGCCCGCCCTGGTGGAGCGGGTGCGCGCCGAGCGCTCGATGGCCCTGGGCGGCCCGGCCGGGCCGACGGTGGACTTCGACCCGGCCGTGGACGTGGACTTCCGCCGCAAGGAGAGCCTGCCCGACCACCCCAACGGGATGCGGTTCGTCGCCCGGGACTCCGCCGGCGCCGAGCTGGCCGCCAAGGTGTACTACTCCGTGGGCGGCGGGTTCGTCGTGGACGAGCGGGCGGCGGGGGCCGACCGCATCAAGGCCGACGACACCGTGCTGCCCCACCCGTTCGACAGCGCCGAGGAGCTGCTGGCGCTGTGCGCGGAGACGGGCATGTCGATCAGCGCGGTCATGCGCGCCAACGAACGCGCCTTCGGCCGCACCGACGCCGAGATCACCGCCGGGCTCCTGGAGGTCTGGACGGTGATGCGCCAGTGCGTGCGCCGCGGGGTGACCACCGAGGGCACCCTGCCCGGCGGCCTGCGGGTGCCGCGCCGGGCGCACCGGCTGTACCGCCAGCTCGGCGGCAACTGCGACGACGCGGGGCTGCTCGCCCCCACCGCCGACGACCCCGACCCGATGCGCGGCAGCGACTGGATCACCCTGTACGCGCTGGCGGTCAACGAGGAGAACGCCGCGGGCGGCCGGGTGGTCACCGCGCCGACCAACGGCGCGGCGGGGATCGTCCCGGCGGTGCTGCACTACTACACGCACTTCAGCCCGGGCGCGGGTGAGGAGGGCGTGGTCCGGTTCCTGCTGACGGCCGGCGCGATCGGCATCCTGTTCAAGCAGAACGCGTCGATCTCCGGCGCCGAGGTGGGCTGCCAGGGCGAGGTCGGCTCGGCCTCCTCCATGGCCGCCGCGGGGCTGGCCGAGGTCCTCGGCGGCACCCCGGCCCAGGTGGAGAACGCCGCGGAGATCGCCATGGAGCACAATCTGGGCCTGACCTGCGACCCGATCGGCGGCCTGGTCCAGGTCCCCTGCATCGAACGCAACGCGCTGGCGTCGGTCAAGGCCATCAGCGCGGCCCGCATCGCGCTGCGCGGCGACGGCAGCCACTTCGTGTCCCTGGACAAGGTCATCAAGACCATGCGCGACACCGGCCGCGACATGCACGACAAGTACAAGGAGACCAGCCGCGGCGGCCTCGCCGTCAACGTCATCGAGTGCTGA